Proteins encoded in a region of the Frondihabitans sp. 762G35 genome:
- a CDS encoding phosphotransferase family protein, translating into MQTSPLSARALAWVAAALGVGSARWVRTLAGGEHAETHLVSLDDGASVVVRRFPPDDPAVEQESRVLPRLVPLGARAPRLVALDPDGLGSGRPTIVTTVVDGAACILPADPTSFARQLGAMLARIHALAVDPALPVLLRRVARHAELDDVQATLEAEPVVFSHSDYWSGNTVWTGSDLTGVVDWSGAGSAPRGYDVAWARMDLALLVDQSLADVFTRAYEDAAGLRVPNLALWDLRAALHAVPTIETWDGNYRSLGRPDIDARFLRSFLDAWLPVARARAGRPTGQ; encoded by the coding sequence GTGCAGACGTCGCCGCTCTCCGCGCGGGCACTCGCCTGGGTCGCCGCGGCGCTCGGCGTGGGATCCGCCCGATGGGTGCGCACCCTGGCCGGAGGCGAGCACGCCGAGACGCACCTGGTCTCGCTCGACGACGGCGCGTCGGTCGTGGTGCGGCGGTTCCCGCCCGACGACCCGGCCGTGGAGCAGGAGTCGCGGGTCCTCCCCCGGCTCGTACCGCTCGGCGCCCGGGCGCCGCGCCTCGTGGCTCTCGACCCCGACGGGCTCGGGAGCGGGCGGCCGACGATCGTCACGACGGTGGTCGACGGGGCGGCGTGCATCCTGCCGGCCGATCCGACGTCGTTCGCGCGGCAGCTCGGAGCGATGCTCGCGCGGATCCATGCCCTGGCCGTCGACCCTGCTCTTCCCGTCCTCCTCCGGCGCGTGGCCAGGCACGCCGAGCTCGACGACGTGCAGGCGACCCTCGAGGCCGAGCCCGTCGTCTTCTCGCACAGCGACTACTGGTCGGGCAACACGGTCTGGACGGGCTCCGACCTCACGGGCGTCGTCGACTGGTCGGGGGCAGGATCCGCGCCCCGCGGCTACGACGTCGCCTGGGCGCGCATGGACCTCGCCCTCCTCGTCGACCAGTCGCTCGCCGACGTCTTCACGCGCGCCTACGAGGACGCCGCGGGCCTCCGAGTGCCGAATCTCGCCCTCTGGGATCTCCGGGCCGCCCTGCACGCCGTCCCGACCATCGAGACCTGGGACGGCAACTATCGCTCGCTCGGCCGACCGGACATCGACGCGCGCTTCCTCCGGAGCTTCCTCGACGCGTGGCTTCCCGTGGCGAGGGCGCGCGCCGGACGGCCGACGGGTCAGTAG
- a CDS encoding ABC transporter permease, whose amino-acid sequence MTVLNDTSPTAPSVGTPSRGKTRGGGLGRYVLIRFLLIFPTVFILVTLVFFLMRVVGNPITASVGGRLTPAQLQERLHAAGYDRPIVVQYGEYLGQLVRGDFGTTLTDHRRISDILLSYGGATVELVFYALIVALIIGLPLGMLAAYVRDRWPDVILRVFAIFTYATPVFFAGLLLKLVFAIWLGVLPLGGRASTRVELALGTIPNPTGIYLIDALRTGNSVIISDVLAHAVMPALALGLITGGIFLRLTRTNVIGTLGADYIDAARSRGVSEFRLVRMHALKPALIPIITVMGLQIAMLLGGSVLTETTFGWRGLGFELQYYLSARDFVAVQGIVALLAVIVAVTNFIVDIVAAFIDPRVRY is encoded by the coding sequence GTGACGGTTCTGAACGACACTTCGCCCACCGCCCCCTCGGTCGGCACCCCCTCCCGCGGAAAGACCCGGGGAGGCGGCCTCGGCCGGTACGTCCTCATCCGGTTCCTCCTCATCTTCCCGACGGTCTTCATCCTGGTGACCCTCGTGTTCTTCCTCATGCGCGTGGTCGGCAACCCGATCACCGCGTCGGTCGGCGGTCGGCTCACGCCGGCGCAGCTGCAGGAGCGACTGCACGCGGCCGGTTACGACCGGCCGATCGTCGTGCAGTACGGCGAGTACCTCGGACAGCTCGTCCGCGGCGACTTCGGCACGACGCTGACCGACCACCGTCGGATCAGCGACATCCTCCTCAGCTACGGCGGGGCCACCGTGGAGCTCGTCTTCTACGCGCTCATCGTCGCGCTGATCATCGGCCTGCCCCTCGGCATGCTGGCGGCCTACGTCCGCGACCGCTGGCCCGACGTCATCCTGCGCGTCTTCGCCATCTTCACCTACGCGACGCCCGTCTTCTTCGCCGGGCTCCTCCTGAAACTCGTCTTCGCCATCTGGCTCGGGGTGCTGCCGCTGGGTGGGCGGGCGAGCACACGGGTGGAGCTCGCGCTCGGGACCATCCCGAACCCGACCGGCATCTACCTGATCGACGCGCTCCGCACCGGCAACTCCGTCATCATCAGCGACGTGCTCGCGCACGCCGTCATGCCGGCGCTCGCCCTGGGCCTCATCACGGGCGGCATCTTCCTGCGCCTGACGCGGACGAACGTGATCGGCACCCTCGGGGCCGACTACATCGACGCGGCCCGGTCGCGCGGGGTGTCGGAGTTCCGGCTGGTACGGATGCACGCCCTGAAGCCCGCGCTCATCCCGATCATCACCGTGATGGGCCTCCAGATCGCCATGCTGCTCGGCGGATCCGTCCTCACCGAGACGACCTTCGGCTGGCGCGGGCTCGGCTTCGAGCTCCAGTACTACCTGTCGGCCCGGGACTTCGTCGCCGTCCAGGGCATCGTCGCCCTGCTGGCCGTCATCGTCGCCGTCACCAACTTCATCGTCGACATCGTCGCGGCGTTCATCGACCCGCGAGTGAGGTACTGA
- a CDS encoding dipeptide ABC transporter ATP-binding protein: MTDQANPVSVPRDDRARAVDIRDLEVTFATDGGDVNAVQGVTLDVRAGEVLAIVGESGSGKTVTAKTILGLLPETAVATGAVLLTGQDVLTVGPKRVRELRGTDVAMVFQEPSTALNPVYTVGWQIAEGIRAHGKVSRKEARRRAIDILGRVGIPDPETRVDYYPHQFSGGQKQRVVIAMALVLDPAVIVADEPTTALDVTVQAEILDLLRRCRDEFGTAIVLITHNMGVVADLADRVAVMYLGKVVEQASATDLFASPQDDYTKRLLGSVPRLEARGRQEAPADDAEIVVRARSLEIEYPGRLGRSGFRAVKGVDFTIARGQVLGLVGESGSGKTTIGRAIAGLTRVTGGSLEVLGVEMNGVRERDFKPKRADIGFVFQDPASSFNPLLTIAECVAEPLIVHGRAQDARVARKRVDELLEAVQLPRAFGDRYPHELSGGQRQRASLARSLALEPSLLIADEPTSALDVSVQARVLELFAELQKDLGFAALFISHDLAVVNLLADRIGVLYHGDLIEMGPNDQVLGAPEEVYTRRLLASLPVPDPAEQASRRLALAALDRESRS; the protein is encoded by the coding sequence ATGACCGATCAGGCGAACCCCGTCTCCGTGCCGCGCGACGACCGAGCTCGCGCCGTCGACATCCGGGACCTCGAGGTGACCTTCGCCACCGACGGCGGCGACGTCAACGCGGTCCAGGGCGTGACCCTCGACGTCCGCGCCGGCGAGGTGCTCGCGATCGTGGGCGAGTCCGGCTCCGGCAAGACGGTCACGGCCAAGACCATCCTGGGGCTCCTGCCCGAGACGGCGGTCGCGACCGGCGCCGTCCTGCTCACGGGTCAGGACGTCCTGACGGTCGGGCCGAAGCGGGTCCGCGAGCTCCGCGGCACCGACGTCGCCATGGTCTTCCAGGAGCCGTCGACGGCCCTCAACCCGGTGTACACGGTCGGCTGGCAGATCGCGGAGGGCATCCGCGCGCACGGCAAGGTCTCCCGGAAGGAGGCCCGGCGCCGGGCGATCGACATCCTCGGCCGCGTCGGCATCCCCGACCCCGAGACCCGCGTCGACTACTACCCGCACCAGTTCTCGGGCGGTCAGAAGCAGCGCGTCGTCATCGCGATGGCTCTCGTCCTCGATCCCGCGGTCATCGTGGCCGACGAACCGACGACGGCGCTCGACGTGACGGTGCAGGCCGAGATCCTCGACCTCCTCCGGCGCTGCCGCGACGAGTTCGGCACGGCGATCGTGCTGATCACCCACAACATGGGCGTCGTCGCCGACCTCGCCGACCGCGTGGCCGTGATGTACCTCGGGAAGGTCGTCGAGCAGGCGAGCGCGACCGACCTCTTCGCGTCGCCTCAAGACGACTACACCAAGCGCCTCCTGGGCTCCGTCCCGCGCCTCGAGGCCCGGGGCCGGCAGGAGGCGCCGGCGGACGACGCCGAGATCGTCGTCCGCGCGCGCTCCCTCGAGATCGAGTACCCCGGTCGGCTCGGCCGCTCCGGCTTCCGCGCCGTCAAGGGCGTCGACTTCACCATCGCGCGCGGTCAGGTGCTCGGCCTCGTGGGGGAGTCGGGGTCGGGCAAGACCACGATCGGACGCGCCATCGCCGGTCTCACCCGCGTCACGGGCGGCTCGCTGGAGGTCCTCGGGGTCGAGATGAACGGTGTCCGGGAGCGCGACTTCAAGCCGAAGCGCGCCGACATCGGATTCGTCTTCCAGGACCCCGCGTCGAGCTTCAACCCGCTCCTCACGATCGCCGAGTGCGTCGCGGAACCCCTCATCGTGCACGGTCGCGCGCAGGATGCCCGGGTCGCGCGGAAGCGCGTCGACGAGCTCCTCGAGGCCGTCCAGCTGCCCCGCGCGTTCGGCGACCGCTATCCGCACGAGCTGAGCGGCGGCCAGCGCCAGCGGGCCAGCCTCGCCCGCTCGCTCGCGCTGGAGCCGAGCCTCCTGATCGCCGACGAACCGACCAGCGCCCTCGACGTCTCCGTCCAGGCGCGAGTCCTCGAGCTGTTCGCGGAGCTCCAGAAGGACCTGGGCTTCGCGGCGCTCTTCATCAGCCACGACCTCGCCGTGGTGAACCTCCTGGCCGACCGGATCGGGGTCCTGTACCACGGCGACCTCATCGAGATGGGCCCCAACGACCAGGTGCTCGGTGCACCGGAGGAGGTCTACACGCGGAGGCTCCTCGCCTCGCTCCCCGTCCCGGATCCTGCGGAGCAGGCGTCCCGGCGCCTCGCCCTGGCGGCCCTCGACCGCGAGTCCCGCTCGTGA
- a CDS encoding ABC transporter substrate-binding protein — MISKSSLGRRVMIGAVGVAATGLVLSGCASTSSTTTSSLDGLIVGTSDVIVSLDPAGSYDNGSFAVMNQVYPFLLNTPYGSPDVKPDIATSAEFTSPTEYTVKLKSGLKFANGDALTSSDVKFTFQRLLTINDPQGPTSLISNMKSVADPDPETVVFTLKTPNDQTWPQVLSSPAGPIVDEQVFSATKVTSDADIVKGKAFAGQYEITQYKPKELIEYKSFDGYKGLLGGAKTKSITAQYFTSETDLKLAVQKGDVDVAFRSLSPTDLASLKKDSKLTVHDGPGGEIRYVVFNFDTMPFGAKTPEADAAKSLAVRQAVADSVDREAISSGVYKGSYTPLYSYVPDGLTGAITPFKDLYGDGNGGPDVSKAKSTLQSAGVTTPVTLNLQYTPDHYGASSDDEYAALKTQLEKTGLFTVNLQSTLYDTYSEQRTKDAYPEYQLGWFPDYSDADNYLTPFFLPSAGADGKEVPGGFLLNHYENKQVDALIEKQRSETDQSARTKDIQEIQTLVAKDISTLPLLQGNQVAVSAKDVQGVDKTLDASFKFRYAALSR, encoded by the coding sequence GTGATATCGAAGTCCTCCCTCGGTCGACGCGTGATGATCGGAGCCGTCGGCGTCGCCGCCACCGGCCTCGTCCTCAGCGGCTGCGCATCGACCTCCTCGACCACCACGTCGAGCCTCGACGGCCTCATTGTCGGCACCTCGGACGTGATCGTCTCCCTCGACCCGGCCGGGTCGTACGACAACGGCTCCTTCGCCGTGATGAACCAGGTCTACCCCTTCCTGCTCAACACCCCCTACGGCTCGCCCGACGTGAAGCCCGACATCGCCACGAGCGCGGAGTTCACCTCGCCCACCGAGTACACGGTGAAGCTCAAATCCGGGCTGAAGTTCGCCAACGGCGACGCGCTCACGTCCTCCGACGTGAAGTTCACCTTCCAGCGCCTCCTGACGATCAACGACCCCCAGGGCCCGACCTCGCTCATCAGCAACATGAAGAGCGTCGCCGACCCCGATCCCGAGACGGTCGTCTTCACGCTCAAGACCCCGAACGACCAGACGTGGCCCCAGGTCCTCTCGAGCCCGGCCGGCCCCATCGTCGACGAGCAGGTCTTCAGCGCGACGAAGGTCACGTCCGACGCCGACATCGTGAAGGGCAAGGCGTTCGCCGGCCAGTACGAGATCACCCAGTACAAGCCCAAGGAGCTCATCGAGTACAAGTCGTTTGACGGCTACAAGGGCCTCCTCGGAGGTGCGAAGACGAAGAGCATCACCGCTCAGTACTTCACGAGCGAGACCGACCTCAAGCTCGCCGTGCAGAAGGGCGACGTCGACGTGGCGTTCCGCTCGCTGAGCCCGACCGACCTCGCGTCGCTCAAGAAAGACAGCAAGCTCACCGTCCACGACGGCCCCGGCGGCGAGATCCGCTACGTCGTGTTCAACTTCGACACGATGCCGTTCGGCGCCAAGACCCCCGAGGCCGACGCCGCGAAGTCGCTGGCCGTCCGCCAGGCCGTCGCCGACTCCGTCGACCGCGAGGCCATCTCGAGCGGCGTCTACAAGGGCAGCTACACGCCGCTCTACTCGTACGTCCCCGACGGTCTGACCGGCGCCATCACGCCCTTCAAAGACCTGTACGGCGACGGCAACGGCGGGCCCGACGTCAGCAAGGCGAAGTCGACCCTCCAGAGCGCAGGAGTCACGACCCCGGTCACGCTGAACCTCCAGTACACGCCCGATCACTACGGTGCGTCGTCCGACGACGAGTACGCGGCGCTGAAGACCCAGCTCGAGAAGACGGGCCTCTTCACGGTCAACCTGCAGTCGACGCTCTACGACACCTACAGCGAGCAGCGCACGAAGGACGCCTACCCGGAGTACCAGCTCGGCTGGTTCCCCGACTACAGCGACGCCGACAACTACCTGACCCCGTTCTTCCTGCCCTCGGCCGGTGCCGACGGCAAGGAGGTCCCCGGCGGGTTCCTGCTGAACCACTACGAGAACAAGCAGGTCGACGCCCTCATCGAGAAGCAGCGCAGCGAGACCGACCAGTCGGCCCGCACGAAGGACATCCAGGAGATCCAGACGCTCGTCGCGAAGGACATCTCGACCCTCCCGCTGCTCCAGGGCAACCAGGTCGCGGTCTCGGCGAAGGACGTCCAGGGTGTCGACAAGACGCTCGACGCCTCCTTCAAGTTCCGCTACGCGGCCCTCTCGCGCTGA
- a CDS encoding D-isomer specific 2-hydroxyacid dehydrogenase family protein yields MSDSTTRPRGHRAVITPSAPIAAADRPTPGPIAVGPESAEHIERAVTLGGGTLGPIDDDTRGLVWLSTRDPEGLDRVLHEHPGIEWVQLPMAGVDAFAEVLARHADRPKPLWTSAKGAFSEPVAEHALALTLGLLRVFPERLRATSWAKEQRGISLYGLDVVIVGAGGIALEIMRLLEPFDASVTIVRRSTEPVAGAARTVAAAALDEVLPTADVVVVAAAMTSGTARMFGAEQFAAMKPTAVLVNIARGGLVDTDALVEALDAGAIWGAGVDVTDPEPLPDGHPLFSSDRAIVTPHQADTPEMVAPLLAERIRHNVRALLGDGEFIGVVDPAEGY; encoded by the coding sequence GTGAGCGACAGCACCACCCGTCCCCGCGGCCACCGCGCCGTGATCACCCCGTCCGCCCCGATCGCCGCCGCCGACCGGCCCACGCCCGGCCCGATCGCGGTCGGTCCCGAGTCGGCCGAGCACATCGAGCGGGCCGTCACCCTGGGCGGCGGGACGCTCGGCCCGATCGACGACGACACCCGCGGGCTGGTCTGGCTGTCGACCCGCGACCCCGAGGGGCTCGACCGCGTGCTCCACGAGCACCCCGGCATCGAGTGGGTGCAGCTCCCCATGGCGGGCGTCGACGCCTTCGCCGAGGTCCTCGCACGACACGCCGACCGGCCGAAGCCGCTCTGGACGAGCGCGAAGGGCGCCTTCTCCGAGCCCGTCGCCGAGCACGCCCTCGCGTTGACCCTGGGGCTCCTGCGCGTCTTCCCGGAGCGCCTCCGCGCGACCTCGTGGGCGAAAGAGCAGCGGGGGATCTCCCTCTACGGCCTGGACGTCGTCATCGTGGGAGCCGGGGGGATCGCCCTGGAGATCATGCGGCTCCTCGAGCCCTTCGACGCCAGTGTCACCATCGTCCGCCGCAGCACCGAGCCGGTGGCCGGAGCGGCGCGCACGGTCGCGGCCGCCGCCCTCGACGAGGTGCTCCCGACGGCCGACGTGGTCGTCGTGGCGGCGGCCATGACGTCCGGCACCGCCAGGATGTTCGGCGCGGAGCAGTTCGCGGCGATGAAGCCGACGGCCGTCCTCGTCAACATCGCCCGGGGCGGTCTCGTCGATACCGACGCGCTCGTCGAGGCGCTCGACGCGGGCGCGATCTGGGGTGCCGGCGTCGACGTCACCGACCCGGAGCCCCTCCCCGACGGGCACCCGCTCTTCTCGTCCGACCGGGCCATCGTCACGCCGCACCAGGCCGACACGCCCGAGATGGTCGCGCCGCTCCTCGCGGAGCGGATCCGGCACAACGTCCGGGCGCTGCTCGGCGACGGCGAGTTCATCGGGGTGGTCGACCCCGCCGAGGGCTACTGA
- a CDS encoding ATP-binding cassette domain-containing protein — MTDTSAGAPQESSAAAVIVADDLSLLYPARAGRPEVRAVDGVSLTVREGEILAVLGESGSGKSTLAQALAGLAYVGRGPEGSPTIVGGEAYVLGQRVKSLSKRSRDRLTATVGFLGQEDGERLNPDLTVGEAVAEPLYERDRRFDRKVAGRLVAGLVDAVSLPMSTMLKQTWELSAGQRQRIALARSLVLEPRILIADEPARGVDVIVRHSVLELLRGLHSDRRFSAVVVTSSVAEARAVTDRILVLRSGRVIGHGDVDEVLRTTVDPYVKLLSQTTPVDIIPPEDRLPKKHRS, encoded by the coding sequence GTGACCGACACGTCCGCGGGAGCACCGCAGGAGTCGTCGGCCGCGGCCGTCATCGTCGCGGACGACCTCTCGCTGCTCTACCCCGCCCGCGCCGGTCGACCCGAGGTGCGCGCTGTCGACGGGGTCTCCCTGACGGTCCGCGAGGGCGAGATCCTCGCGGTGCTGGGGGAGAGCGGCTCCGGCAAATCGACGCTGGCGCAGGCTCTGGCGGGGCTCGCCTACGTCGGCCGCGGCCCGGAGGGGTCGCCGACCATCGTGGGGGGCGAGGCGTACGTGCTCGGGCAGCGGGTGAAGTCGCTCTCCAAGCGGTCGCGCGACCGCCTCACGGCCACCGTCGGCTTCCTGGGTCAGGAGGACGGCGAGAGGCTCAATCCCGATCTCACGGTCGGCGAGGCGGTCGCCGAACCGCTCTACGAGCGTGACCGCCGGTTCGACCGCAAGGTGGCGGGCCGCCTCGTCGCGGGGCTGGTCGATGCGGTGAGCCTGCCGATGAGCACCATGCTCAAGCAGACCTGGGAGCTGTCGGCCGGCCAGCGGCAGCGGATCGCCCTGGCCAGGAGCCTCGTCCTCGAGCCCCGCATCCTGATCGCCGACGAACCCGCCCGCGGCGTGGACGTCATCGTGAGGCACTCCGTGCTCGAACTCCTCCGCGGTCTGCACTCCGACCGCCGGTTCTCCGCGGTCGTGGTGACGTCATCGGTCGCCGAGGCGCGCGCCGTGACCGACCGCATCCTGGTGCTCCGCTCCGGGCGCGTCATCGGCCACGGCGACGTCGACGAGGTCCTCCGCACGACCGTCGACCCCTACGTCAAGCTGCTCTCGCAGACGACGCCGGTCGACATCATCCCGCCCGAAGACCGCCTGCCCAAGAAACACCGTTCCTAG
- the dnaG gene encoding DNA primase: MAGLIKRGDIDEVRSRVNIADVVSDYVTLKGAGIGSMKGLCPFHDERSPSFHVRPQVGRYHCFGCGEDGDVFSFIQKTDHTTFQEAVERMAARINFTLHYEDGGQASDHGNRARLLAANEAAREFYVEQLTSAEADPARRFLGERGFDPAAAERFGVGFAPKSFDAVRSLLKGRGFTEEELVTAGILSQGDRNAYDRFRGRLIWPIRDVTGATIGFGARKLLEDDNGPKYLNTPETPIYHKSQVLYGLDLARRDISKSKRVVIVEGYTDVMACHLAGVTTAVATCGTSFGVDHIKVLRPMLGDVRGADASTLGEVVFTFDPDEAGQRAASRAFAEEQRFAAQTFVAVAPDGLDPCDLRLNRGDDAVRRLVEGKRPMFEFMIKRTLDGHDLETVEGRVAALRSSAPVVAGIRDASLTQGYIRSLAGWLGLDPSEVGTAVDAARRAVAAAPKAVERLAPSSDPSRQSITSLPEPEPVDEGPSILRLPDDLATRMERDALMAILQYPAAADSSLVAQAAFAQFVNGSLAVVRDAVAASLDQLTAPDFLGAVLDQTPGPFAGLVKELAVGPLPEREGSDMALYATGILSSLVERDLLRQKAELLGQMHRTDAATEPDRRRQIAQKLVDVEAARRRLRNE; encoded by the coding sequence GTGGCTGGACTGATCAAGCGCGGAGACATCGACGAAGTCCGTTCCCGCGTCAACATCGCCGACGTCGTCTCCGACTACGTGACCCTCAAGGGTGCGGGGATCGGCTCGATGAAGGGCCTCTGCCCGTTCCACGACGAGCGCAGCCCCAGCTTCCACGTGCGTCCCCAGGTCGGCCGCTACCACTGCTTCGGCTGCGGAGAGGACGGCGACGTGTTCAGCTTCATCCAGAAGACCGACCACACGACGTTCCAGGAGGCCGTCGAGCGGATGGCCGCCCGCATCAACTTCACCCTCCACTACGAGGACGGCGGGCAGGCCAGCGACCACGGAAACCGGGCGCGACTCCTGGCCGCGAACGAGGCCGCGCGCGAGTTCTACGTCGAGCAGTTGACGAGCGCGGAGGCGGATCCTGCGCGCCGGTTCCTGGGGGAGCGCGGATTCGACCCAGCGGCCGCCGAGCGTTTCGGCGTCGGCTTCGCGCCGAAGTCGTTCGACGCCGTGCGGTCGCTCCTCAAGGGGCGCGGCTTCACCGAGGAGGAGCTCGTGACCGCGGGCATCCTGAGCCAGGGCGACCGCAACGCCTACGACCGGTTCCGCGGGCGGCTGATCTGGCCGATCCGCGACGTCACGGGCGCCACGATCGGCTTCGGTGCGCGGAAGCTCCTCGAGGACGACAACGGCCCCAAATACCTGAACACCCCCGAGACGCCGATCTACCACAAGTCGCAGGTCCTCTACGGGCTCGACCTCGCCCGCCGCGACATCTCGAAGTCCAAGCGCGTGGTCATCGTGGAGGGCTACACCGACGTCATGGCCTGCCACCTCGCCGGGGTCACGACCGCCGTCGCCACCTGCGGCACGTCGTTCGGCGTCGACCACATCAAGGTGCTGCGCCCGATGCTCGGCGACGTCCGCGGGGCCGACGCGTCGACCCTCGGCGAGGTCGTGTTCACCTTCGATCCCGACGAGGCCGGCCAGCGGGCGGCCAGCCGAGCCTTCGCCGAGGAGCAGCGGTTCGCGGCGCAGACGTTCGTCGCTGTCGCCCCCGACGGCCTCGACCCCTGCGACCTCCGCCTCAATCGCGGCGACGACGCCGTCCGCCGCCTCGTCGAGGGCAAGCGGCCGATGTTCGAGTTCATGATCAAGCGGACCCTCGACGGTCACGACCTCGAGACGGTGGAGGGTCGAGTGGCGGCCCTCCGCTCGTCGGCGCCGGTCGTCGCCGGGATCCGCGACGCCTCGCTGACGCAGGGCTACATCAGGTCGCTCGCCGGCTGGCTCGGGCTCGATCCCTCGGAGGTCGGCACCGCCGTCGACGCCGCCCGCCGCGCTGTGGCCGCAGCACCGAAGGCTGTCGAGCGCCTCGCCCCGTCGAGCGATCCCTCGCGCCAGTCGATCACGAGCCTGCCCGAGCCGGAGCCGGTCGACGAGGGCCCGAGCATCCTGCGCCTGCCCGACGACCTGGCCACGCGCATGGAGCGCGACGCGCTGATGGCGATCCTCCAGTACCCCGCGGCGGCCGACAGCTCGCTCGTCGCCCAGGCGGCGTTCGCCCAGTTCGTCAACGGCTCCCTGGCGGTCGTGCGCGACGCCGTCGCCGCGAGCCTCGATCAGCTGACCGCACCCGACTTCCTCGGGGCCGTCCTCGACCAGACGCCGGGTCCGTTCGCGGGGCTGGTCAAGGAGCTCGCCGTGGGGCCGCTCCCGGAGCGCGAGGGCAGCGACATGGCGCTCTACGCCACGGGCATCCTGTCATCGCTCGTCGAACGCGATCTGCTGCGCCAGAAGGCGGAGCTGCTCGGCCAGATGCACCGCACCGACGCCGCGACCGAACCGGATCGTCGGCGTCAGATCGCACAGAAACTGGTCGATGTCGAAGCGGCGCGCCGTCGGCTGCGCAACGAATGA
- a CDS encoding ABC transporter permease encodes MTTTPAALDQRAPLWKRLPIVAQLRRSVGLQRGMLVTGLVICAVFLLTAVFAPLVAPYGFAQQSGSSGAAFPRQAPPSATHLWGTTVGGYDVFSRVVWGTQTAVSVVIVAVVLSVLIGVTLGLVSGYLGGWLDRVLVVVADAVYAFPSLLLAIVVSIVISGGQSSLLGGIVSAGISITVVFVPQYFRVVRAEAVRLKAEAFVESSKVVGSSTARIMFKHVLRNATRSLPLILTLNASEAILTLASLGFLGFGIGPTAAAEWGYDLNRALSDTASGIWWTGVFPGAAIVLLVLGVTLVGESLNDLADPRLRTRRRARRTKSVPSLTNTPAGTGSAEEATS; translated from the coding sequence ATGACCACCACACCGGCCGCGCTCGACCAGCGCGCCCCCCTCTGGAAGCGCCTCCCGATCGTCGCGCAGCTCCGCCGCAGCGTCGGTCTGCAGCGCGGGATGCTCGTGACCGGCCTCGTGATCTGCGCCGTGTTCCTCCTGACCGCCGTCTTCGCCCCGCTCGTGGCCCCCTACGGCTTCGCCCAGCAGAGCGGGTCGTCGGGAGCGGCGTTCCCGCGCCAGGCGCCGCCCTCGGCGACGCACCTCTGGGGCACGACCGTCGGCGGCTACGACGTGTTCAGCCGCGTGGTCTGGGGCACCCAGACCGCCGTCTCCGTCGTGATCGTGGCCGTCGTCCTGTCGGTCCTCATCGGCGTGACGCTCGGTCTCGTCTCCGGCTACCTCGGCGGCTGGCTCGACCGGGTGCTCGTGGTCGTGGCCGACGCGGTCTACGCGTTCCCGTCGCTCCTGCTGGCGATCGTCGTGTCGATCGTCATCAGCGGCGGCCAGTCCAGTCTCCTGGGGGGAATCGTCTCCGCGGGCATCTCCATCACGGTCGTCTTCGTGCCGCAGTACTTCCGCGTCGTGCGCGCCGAGGCCGTGAGGCTCAAGGCCGAGGCGTTCGTCGAGTCGTCGAAGGTGGTCGGATCGTCGACCGCTCGCATCATGTTCAAGCACGTGCTGCGGAACGCGACCAGGAGCCTGCCCCTCATCCTGACGCTCAACGCGTCCGAGGCGATCCTGACGCTGGCGTCGCTCGGCTTCCTCGGCTTCGGCATCGGCCCGACGGCCGCCGCGGAGTGGGGCTACGACCTCAACCGCGCCCTCTCCGACACCGCGAGCGGGATCTGGTGGACGGGCGTCTTCCCGGGCGCCGCGATCGTCCTGCTCGTCCTGGGCGTCACCCTCGTCGGCGAGAGCCTCAACGACCTCGCCGACCCGCGACTCCGGACCCGCCGCCGTGCCCGCCGCACGAAGTCGGTCCCGTCGCTCACGAACACGCCCGCGGGCACCGGATCCGCCGAGGAGGCGACCTCATGA